One region of Anticarsia gemmatalis isolate Benzon Research Colony breed Stoneville strain chromosome 2, ilAntGemm2 primary, whole genome shotgun sequence genomic DNA includes:
- the LOC142978568 gene encoding uncharacterized protein LOC142978568: protein MNCLRLLQLAERQSFNVFQISARCSSHYRLRFLETQNMWRENDNISKRWQLIYKAPMSTALNVASTYLTATTGLLSVGAVYYGAFVYDSTSLDQPVILGDDVVIANSPTECFIYIGAFIALHVAIKIVLSKYVVRLYQDGDEYLAVYRGHLFNSIKKHKFHLNEFQKLKGSVIIPWSDSKYALGKKQGILLENYFKTPEYLNYLITKKSKDTQDDDE, encoded by the coding sequence ATGAATTGCCTACGTTTGCTTCAATTAGCTGAAAGACAATCTTTTAATGTGTTCCAAATATCGGCAAGATGTTCTTCCCATTACCGATTACGCTTTTTGGAGACTCAGAATATGTGGAGAGAGAATGACAATATATCCAAACGATGGCAGTTGATATACAAAGCGCCCATGTCGACAGCTCTTAATGTTGCTTCAACATATTTAACTGCAACAACAGGACTTCTCAGTGTAGGTGCAGTTTATTATGGAGCATTTGTGTATGATTCTACAAGTCTCGACCAACCTGTTATACTTGGCGATGATGTAGTGATAGCCAACAGCCCTACAgagtgttttatttacattggaGCCTTCATTGCTTTACATGTAGCTATAAAAATAGTGTTATCGAAATATGTTGTCCGACTATATCAAGATGGAGATGAATATTTGGCAGTTTATAGAGGGCATCTTTTCAACTCTATAAAGAAACACAAGTTCCATCTAAATGAATTTCAAAAATTGAAGGGTTCAGTTATTATTCCATGGAGTGATTCAAAGTATGCTCTTGGCAAGAAACAGggaattttattagaaaactattttaagaCTCCAGAATATTTGAACTacttaataactaaaaaaagtAAGGACACACAAGATGATGATGAATAA
- the ana2 gene encoding anastral spindle 2 — MKKVRFESPVKVQSLTMMEDYECHSPRPFTERQIYTNAPDIYNCPKVLPYSNDPVQMFESSNSSPYPTMNKTQIPSLQQGSQWSPSNDLELSMLDAGNHVPCRPTFSKSILKSSAVENNCIDMNILRNIRHQNKSPVPTVSEKKIVTPPNTQARHEDFFIKRDNLGKIQLNMNPIQHQMSRLSLDKENNPLVMKTQIVQTAAITRQENQNPSPAEKNSDCSCHHCMKTIPSKANPGFREQVPQPHFRNCIPNYMSHNAPTHQHNHCTCGLPPVPSRCTCCDYNSHHQHCSHKPDMVQSPAPKMNAIDKKTWAIEKYEQSKKSDTMEVERQTNIIKEKREPTVSDLFKIIKLQNEQLQLLQEKVDKFISASQQNHVPVQNCISEHVAIETVGNEQHKISIGVMTSFEMVRTSTIINKEVLKTNDNAQIQCNRSQISIKGVVSKSQSPNLNFLDGITPMGKSMPESQCNGENITQPVNEEKTFNELSLYNVQVDNATTPLMSPDQSLYLDVRDYSDSEADSDQSNVGWTYYNKVMTHVNGMLQDSDMPSSASALYRNTRQQMQAVQVQIDKTNVSVTKRVKFGDDPLGIHQPHIYAGSTDTSMKMNQLAAKYLKGVQPAPAPHRPPPKPTAAPIDMSFATRNYMERHKILQGVPPSSKSPHPADMPRFLDITALKQQPKFL; from the exons ATGAAGAAAGTTCGGTTTGAGTCTCCTGTAAAAGTCCAAAGTTTGACTATGATGGAAGATTACGAGTGCCATTCGCCACGGCCTTTTACAGAAAGGCAGATATACACTAACGCACCCGATATTTACAATTGTCCGAAAGTTTTACCATACAGTAATGATCCAGTGCAGATGTTTGAGAGCAGCAATAGTTCTCCATATCCAACGATGAACAAAACCCAAATACCAAGCCTACAGCAAGGTTCTCAGTGGTCGCCTAGCAATGATTTGGAACTCAGTATGCTGGATGCTGGCAATCATGTTCCTTGCAGGCCTACTTTTAGTAAGTCTATACTCAAATCATCTGCGGTAGAAAACAATTGTATTGATATGAATATTCTAAGAAACATAAGACATCAAAACAAGTCACCTGTCCCAACTGTttctgaaaagaaaattgtgACACCACCCAACACTCAGGCAAGGCATGAAGATTTTTTCATAAAGAGAGATAATTTAggtaaaattcaattaaacatGAATCCTATACAGCATCAAATGAGTAGATTAAGTTTAGACAAAGAGAATAATCCACTAGTCATGAAAACCCAGATTGTTCAGACTGCTGCTATAACTCGTCAAGAAAACCAAAATCCTTCTCCTGCTGAGAAGAACTCTGATTGTAGCTGTCATCATTGTATGAAGACTATACCCTCCAAGGCCAACCCTGGATTTAGAGAGCAAGTACCTCAACCTCATTTTAGAAATTGCATACCAAATTACATGTCTCATAATGCTCCGACTCATCAACACAACCACTGTACTTGTGGTCTACCTCCTGTGCCAAGCAGATGCACCTGCTGTGATTATAACTCACACCATCAACATTGCTCACATAAACCTGACATGGTCCAATCACCTGCCCCAAAAATGAATGCAATAGACAAAAAGACTTGGGCTATTGAGAAATATGAACAGAGTAAAAAGTCTGACACCATGGAGGTTGAAAGACAGACTAATATTATCAAAGAGAAAAGAGAGCCCACTGTATCTgatcttttcaaaataataaagttacagAATGAACAGTTGCAGCTACTTCAAGAGAAAGTTGATAAGTTTATATCAGCTAGTCAGCAGAACCATGTGCCAGTACAAAACTGTATATCAGAACATGTGGCTATTGAGACAGTAGGCAATGAACAACACAAGATATCAATTGGAGTCATGACTAGTTTTGAAATGGTGAGAACCTCTACGATAATAAACAAAGAAGTTTTGAAGACCAATGACAATGCTCAGATACAGTGTAACAGATCACAAATAAGTATAAAGGGGGTGGTTTCTAAGTCACAGTCTCCAAACTTGAACTTTCTAGATGGTATTACTCCTATGGGCAAGTCAATGCCTGAGTCTCAATGTAATGGAGAAAATATCACTCAACCAGTGAACGAAGAGAAAACTTTTAATGAATTGAGTTTATATAATGTGCAAGTTGACAATGCTACTACACCACTTATGTCTCCAGATCAGAGCTTGTATCTGGATGTTAGGGATTACAGCGA TTCTGAAGCTGACAGTGACCAGTCCAATGTTGGATggacatattataataaagttatg ACCCATGTGAATGGTATGCTGCAAGATTCAGACATGCCATCTTCGGCCAGTGCTTTGTACAGAAACACTAGACAGCAGATGCAGGCAGTACAGGTGCAAATTGACAAGACTAATGTCAGTGTTACTAAGAG agTGAAATTCGGCGACGATCCGCTAGGTATCCATCAGCCGCACATATACGCAGGGTCCACAGATACCAGTATGAAGATGAACCAGCTAGCAGCCAAGTACCTGAAGGGTGTACAACCTGCCCCAGCGCCGCATCGACCCCCGCCGAAACCTACGGCTGCTCCTATCGACATGTCATTCGCGACCAGAAATTATATGGAGAGGCATAAGATATTACAAG GGGTGCCACCTTCTTCCAAGTCACCTCATCCCGCCGATATGCCCAGGTTTTTAGACATAACCGCCTTGAAACAACAACCtaagtttttataa
- the LOC142984327 gene encoding GTPase-activating Rap/Ran-GAP domain-like protein 3 isoform X7: MYQSKSGPGSSASELISRRGVFSRRQYGSVEQLSASGDPGALDAVARRYRLENGNSLGEKDELFGPPSAPVLENPEFQTRWYFKYFLGKMHQNYIGVDGSREPYLLSVVQEGGAGLLRAILFNKMGAHKIYLPPSAWSSGGGQAPTRPTVKQILGQFPAMERVDKVPREITCAELQKDVLLLEEQEGSVNFKIGVMLMKPGQKTDDEMLSNEKGDEKWERFISLLGDKIRLRGWNRFRGGLDVKGDMTGSHSIYTMHQGHEIMFHVSTMLPFSKDNKQQLERKRHIGNDIVNIVFTEDSAHNTFNPQCVKSHFTHIFAVVSEVEGEGYKLSVYSDDTVPPFGPSLPCPPIFNDPQLFREFLLVKLMNGEKAAFQTPTFALKRQRTLDTLIRDIYAEHCSDHKVPMLSRRALSDVWSGGAGAGGAGAARTEHFLHVGQALKLDAVLRGDAPTSLVSSGCGGSRRTPWEGRVWRAAPLPATPVCAEQLAEGRLLLSTTSNTYILEAVSLFTESGTTRVVLRWEGCVRTARVTERAGLFRVGARVIAGGGSTTGGAGGAGLYALPIQELCAGAWAMRPLQDCKHARLPRTKTAHYFDLLETGEGGKTTLAVAIGRRVMIMIEESKTENEMGFEYIHIKDIQLSESPILIKLMDGEVGIMVVGYKHHWEVLESSTGQSVKRAENSEDSGPRRGTLVNALRIGDERDGQIVLCYNHTCHFERLTSKGLESDGEYDFHWTTVPAAVVCAFPYIMAFAEDLLEIRLVANGSLVHAACIPGLKLLCGRKAVPSLQDIFYVACAPEYVPLSREIDPCLSLHDELVRQMSKQCGPYSVDEDDNHERGDHCNPSNRTAMSENNSASSRSSSISSEQENMRPPLQRMAPISPPTSPQVLPENSGRCVRIYKIPQSNLSAGAYQRQSVSADQVVTSYFSERCQRPNSMRQRLAELRLDSKSRGGGDDETL; this comes from the exons TGCATCAAAATTATATCGGCGTGGATGGGTCGAGAGAGCCCTACCTGCTGAGCGTCGTCCAGGAAGGAGGAGCGGGACTTTTACGAGCTATACTCTTCAATAAAATG gGTGcgcataaaatttatttgcCGCCCAGCGCTTGGAGTAGCGGCGGCGGACAAGCTCCTACGAGACCGACAGTCAAGCAGATTCTAGGCCAATTTCCTGCAATGGAACGTGTAGATAAAGTCCCGAGAGAG ATAACGTGTGCCGAATTACAAAAAGACGTTTTACTGCTGGAAGAACAGGAGGGCTCTGTAAATTTTAAGATAGGAGTAATGCTAATGAAACCCGGCCAAAAGACTGACGACGAAATGCTATCAAACG agaAAGGCGACGAGAAATGGGAGAGATTTATTTCGCTTTTGGGAGACAAAATTCGATTACGAGGATGGAATCGTTTTCGAGGTGGACTGGACGTCAAAG GTGACATGACAGGCAGCCATTCCATTTATACGATGCATCAGGGTCACGAAATAATGTTCCACGTCTCTACGATGTTACCGTTCTCAAAGGATAATAAGCAACAG TTGGAGAGGAAGCGTCACATCGGGAACGACATAGTCAACATTGTGTTCACGGAGGACTCGGCTCACAATACTTTCAACCCGCAGTGCGTCAAAAGCCATTTCACAC ATATATTCGCAGTCGTGTCAGAGGTAGAAGGCGAGGGGTACAAGCTGAGTGTGTACAGCGACGATACTGTTCCACCCTTCGGACCTTCACTACCATGTCCACCGATCTTCAATGATCCTCAACTGTTCAGGGAATTTCTACTG GTGAAGTTGATGAATGGAGAGAAGGCGGCTTTCCAAACGCCGACGTTTGCTCTGAAACGACAGCGGACACTCGACACGCTCATACGAGACATTTACGCCGAGCACTGCTCCGATCACAAGGTG CCCATGCTATCGCGTCGAGCGCTATCAGACGTATGGTCGGGCGGCGCAGGCGCTGGTGGCGCCGGCGCAGCTCGCACCGAACATTTCTTACACGTAGGACAAGCACTCAAACTTGATGCTGTATTACGCGGCGATGCTCCCACAAGCCTTGTTTCTTCAG gTTGTGGTGGTTCCCGTCGAACACCCTGGGAAGGCCGAGTGTGGCGAGCCGCACCTCTACCAGCGACACCTGTGTGTGCAGAACAGCTAGCAGAAGGAAGACTCTTACTATCTACCACTTCTAATACGTATATCCTAGAAG ctGTTTCTTTGTTTACAGAAAGTGGAACTACTCGTGTAGTATTAAGATGGGAAGGTTGCGTAAGGACGGCGAGGGTTACTGAGCGTGCTGGACTCTTCCGCGTCGGTGCGAGGGTAATAGCGGGGGGCGGGTCCACCACTGGCGGGGCGGGGGGAGCGGGACTTTACGCGCTGCCTATTCAAGAACTATGCGCAGGCGCTTGGGCGATGCGACCCTTACAAGATTGTAAACACGCGAGACTTCCACGGACGAAGACTGCACATTATTTTGATCTACTTGAAACAG GTGAAGGAGGTAAAACCACATTAGCGGTAGCGATCGGCAGAAGGGTTATGATTATGATTGAAGAATCTAAGACTGAAAATGAGATGGGttttgaatacatacatatcaaA GATATCCAACTAAGTGAATCGCCTATACTCATCAAACTTATGGACGGAGAAGTGGGAATCATGGTAGTCGGATACAAACATCATTGGGAAGTTTTAGAATCTAGTACAGGGCAG TCAGTAAAACGAGCTGAGAATTCAGAAGATAGTGGGCCTCGTCGCGGTACTCTTGTAAATGCGTTACGCATTGGCGATGAAAGAGACGGACAAATCGTTTTATGTTATAAtc ATACGTGTCATTTTGAAAGGTTAACGAGCAAAGGGTTGGAGAGTGACGGCGAATATGACTTTCATTGGACAACTGTACCTGCAGCCGTGG TGTGTGCGTTCCCTTACATAATGGCCTTCGCTGAAGATTTATTAGAGATACGATTGGTTGCTAACGGATCGTTAGTACATGCGGCTTGTATACCTGGATTGAAACTACTTTGTGGGAggaaa gctGTACCGTCGTTGCAGGATATATTCTATGTGGCATGCGCACCGGAATACGTGCCTTTGAGCCGAGAGATTGACCCTTGTCTCAGCTTACACGACGAACTGGTCAGACAGATGAGCAAACAATGCGGACCTTACTCCGTCGATGAAGATGACAATCATGAAag agGTGACCACTGCAACCCAAGCAACCGTACAGCAATGTCGGAAAATAATTCCGCATCGAGCAGAAGCAGTTCCATATCATCCGAGCAGGAGAACATGAGACCGCCACTCCAACGCATGGCGCCGATATCACCGCCTACTTCACCTCAAG TTTTACCAGAGAACAGCGGACGTTGCGTGCGCATCTACAAGATACCTCAGAGCAACCTAAGCGCGGGCGCATACCAGCGACAGTCAGTGTCTGCCGACCAAGTCGTTACTTCATACTTTTCTGAGAGATGCCAACG GCCAAACAGTATGAGACAAAGGCTAGCAGAACTAAGACTAGACAGCAAGTCGAGAGGTGGAGGCGACGACGAAACTCTATAA
- the mRpL30 gene encoding mitochondrial ribosomal protein L30, which produces MNARLLKVVSPLLTFARSKGYKAPGGIRYPGGIVYYPRNPDHKDPEYTPSKLFRVERIKPSRHHPYWQKKILKELNILEECDSNVAIVKNIPENNSRLWKVKHLVKITPIVFPYGEPTKDDINYTVLKENGQCIVTKKLEPRPEQIEALEQFSNDAKKMDSDTIKRDSRYKWNNAFSGGF; this is translated from the exons ATGAATGCCAGGCTACTTAAAGTTGTAAGCCCTTTATTAACATTTGCGCGATCAAAAGGATATAAAGCTCCCGGTGGTATTCGCTATCCAGGAGGTATAGTGTACTACCCAAG GAACCCTGATCATAAAGATCCCGAATACACACCTTCAAAGTTATTCCGAGTAGAAAGAATTAAACCTTCCAGACATCATCCATACTggcaaaagaaaatattgaaggaGCTAAATATTTTAGAGGAA TGTGATTCAAATGTGGCAATTGTGAAAAACATACCCGAAAACAATTCAAGGCTATGGAAAGTAAAACATTTGGTCAAAATAACACCAATAGTATTTCCTTATGGAGAGCCAACCAAAGATGATATAAACTACACAGTATTGAAAGAAAATGGTCAATGTATTGTCACAAAGAAGTTGGAACCAAGGCCAGAACAAATTGAAGCATTAGAACAGTTCTCTAATGATGCAAAGAAAATGGATTCTGATACTATAAAGAGAGATTCTAGATACAAGTGGAATAATGCATTTTCTGGAGGATTTTAG